A region of Pseudarthrobacter sp. NIBRBAC000502770 DNA encodes the following proteins:
- the uvrC gene encoding excinuclease ABC subunit UvrC has translation MANPASYRPKTGEIPTNPGVYRFRDPHGRIIYVGKAKSLRSRLNSYFANPAGLLPKTYAMVHAASSVEWTVVGSELESLQLEYTWIKEFKPRFNVVFRDDKTYPYLAVTMSEKYPRVQVMRGDKRKGTRYFGPYTAGAIRETMDTLLRVFPVRSCSAGVFKRAQASGRPCLLGYIDKCSAPCVGRISPEDHRALADDFCAFMGGEAKRFINKLEKQMSDAVAKLDYEHAARLRDDITALRKVFERNAVVLSEDTDADVFALHEDELEAAVQVFHVRGGRIRGQRGWVVEKVEDFTTPDLVEHLLQQVYGEDGDTHGRLPREVLVPVAPSNLEDLATWLAGIRGAKVDIRVPQRGDKAALMSTVRENAEHALKLHKTRRAGDITVRSQALQELQEALDLPVPLLRIECFDVSHVQGTNVVASMVVVEDGLPKKSDYRKFSITGAAAADDTAAMHDVLTRRFRHYLQDKSAQVDEAVLEADGQDPAPGTAALDTTTPAPKAKFAYPPNLVVVDGGQPQVNAAARALKDLGIDDVYVVGLAKRLEEVWLPDSDFPVILPRTSQGLYLLQRIRDEAHRFAITFHRQKRGKAMTVSALDAVPGLGASKRKALLAHFGSVKGVKAATAEELAEAKGIGPALAGAIVSHFATEGPEAVTVPAINMATGEIIET, from the coding sequence GTGGCAAATCCAGCAAGTTACCGGCCCAAGACTGGTGAAATCCCCACCAACCCGGGCGTCTACCGGTTCCGTGATCCGCACGGCCGGATTATCTACGTGGGCAAGGCCAAGAGCCTCCGGTCCCGCCTGAACTCCTACTTCGCCAATCCGGCCGGGCTGCTGCCGAAAACCTATGCGATGGTCCATGCAGCCAGCAGCGTGGAGTGGACCGTGGTGGGCAGCGAGCTTGAGTCGCTGCAGCTCGAATACACCTGGATCAAGGAATTCAAGCCGCGCTTCAACGTGGTGTTCCGGGACGACAAGACCTATCCCTACCTTGCCGTGACCATGAGTGAGAAGTACCCCCGGGTGCAGGTCATGCGGGGGGACAAACGGAAGGGAACCCGCTACTTCGGCCCCTACACCGCCGGCGCCATCCGGGAAACCATGGACACCCTGCTCCGGGTCTTTCCCGTCAGGAGCTGCAGCGCCGGCGTCTTCAAACGCGCCCAGGCCAGCGGGCGGCCATGCCTGCTGGGCTACATCGACAAGTGTTCCGCGCCCTGCGTTGGACGGATTTCGCCAGAGGACCACCGGGCCCTGGCCGACGATTTCTGTGCCTTCATGGGCGGCGAAGCCAAGAGGTTCATCAACAAGCTGGAAAAGCAGATGTCCGACGCCGTGGCGAAGCTCGACTACGAGCACGCCGCCCGGCTGCGCGACGACATCACCGCGCTGCGGAAGGTATTCGAACGCAATGCCGTGGTGCTGTCCGAGGACACCGACGCCGACGTCTTCGCCCTGCACGAGGATGAGCTGGAGGCTGCTGTCCAGGTGTTCCACGTCCGCGGCGGCAGGATTCGCGGCCAGCGGGGCTGGGTGGTGGAAAAGGTGGAAGACTTCACCACTCCGGACCTGGTGGAGCACCTGCTGCAGCAGGTCTACGGGGAGGACGGCGACACGCACGGCCGGCTGCCGCGCGAGGTTTTGGTTCCGGTAGCGCCGAGCAACCTGGAAGACCTGGCCACCTGGCTGGCGGGGATCCGCGGGGCCAAAGTGGACATCCGGGTGCCCCAGCGCGGGGACAAGGCGGCGCTGATGTCCACGGTCCGCGAAAACGCCGAACATGCACTCAAGCTCCACAAGACACGCCGCGCCGGGGACATCACCGTCAGGTCGCAGGCCCTGCAGGAGTTGCAGGAAGCCCTGGACCTCCCCGTCCCCCTGCTCCGGATCGAATGTTTCGACGTCTCCCACGTCCAGGGCACCAATGTGGTGGCTTCCATGGTGGTGGTCGAGGACGGACTGCCGAAGAAGTCCGACTACCGCAAGTTCTCCATCACCGGGGCCGCGGCCGCCGACGACACTGCCGCCATGCATGACGTCCTGACCCGCAGGTTCCGCCACTACCTCCAGGACAAGTCGGCGCAGGTGGACGAAGCGGTGTTGGAAGCCGACGGCCAGGACCCGGCACCGGGCACTGCTGCCCTGGACACCACCACTCCGGCGCCCAAGGCCAAGTTCGCCTACCCGCCCAACCTGGTGGTGGTGGATGGCGGCCAGCCGCAGGTTAACGCAGCGGCCCGCGCCCTGAAGGACCTGGGCATCGATGATGTGTACGTGGTGGGCCTGGCCAAGCGGCTCGAGGAAGTATGGCTTCCGGACAGCGACTTCCCGGTGATCCTGCCCCGTACATCCCAGGGCCTGTACCTGCTCCAGCGGATCCGTGACGAGGCGCACCGCTTCGCCATCACGTTCCACCGGCAGAAGCGCGGCAAGGCCATGACGGTGTCCGCGCTGGACGCCGTCCCAGGCCTTGGCGCCTCCAAGCGCAAGGCCCTGCTGGCACACTTCGGATCGGTCAAGGGTGTGAAGGCAGCCACTGCGGAGGAGCTCGCCGAGGCGAAGGGCATTGGCCCTGCCCTGGCCGGGGCCATCGTCAGCCATTTTGCCACAGAGGGTCCCGAGGCCGTGACGGTGCCCGCGATCAACATGGCGACCGGCGAAATCATTGAAACTTAG
- the rapZ gene encoding RNase adapter RapZ, producing MADTTAESGGNDGLEPVKPLEAELLVVTGMSGAGRSTAADALEDHGWYVVENLPPQMLGTLAELVSHAPQSIPRLAVVIDVRSKGLFADIRAALGALAASGVTFRVLFLDASDNVLVRRFEQGRRPHPLQGGGRILDGIAAERELLQELRDSSDVVLDTSNYNVHGLATAITELFSETGPVALRLNVMSFGFKYGLPVDANYVADVRFIPNPHWVPQLRPQTGLDKDVSDYVLEAEGVKNFVDRYVLALEPVLEGYRRENKHYATIAVGCTGGKHRSVAVAVELSKKLAQYPRVTVTTAHRDLGRE from the coding sequence ATGGCAGACACGACGGCGGAATCCGGAGGCAACGACGGGCTGGAGCCCGTCAAGCCGCTCGAAGCGGAACTGCTGGTGGTCACCGGGATGTCCGGCGCCGGACGAAGCACCGCCGCGGACGCGCTGGAGGACCACGGCTGGTACGTCGTGGAGAACCTGCCGCCGCAGATGCTTGGCACGCTCGCCGAGCTCGTCTCCCACGCCCCGCAGTCGATTCCCCGGCTGGCAGTGGTCATCGATGTCCGCAGCAAAGGCCTGTTTGCGGACATCCGGGCGGCGCTGGGCGCCCTCGCAGCCAGCGGCGTCACTTTCCGCGTCCTGTTCCTCGACGCCAGCGACAACGTCCTGGTCCGGCGGTTCGAACAGGGCCGCCGGCCGCACCCCCTCCAGGGCGGCGGCCGGATCCTGGACGGCATCGCAGCCGAACGCGAGCTGCTGCAGGAACTGCGCGACAGCTCCGACGTCGTCCTCGATACCTCCAACTACAACGTCCACGGGCTGGCCACCGCCATCACGGAACTGTTCAGTGAAACCGGCCCGGTGGCGCTGCGGCTCAACGTCATGAGCTTTGGCTTCAAGTACGGGCTCCCGGTGGATGCGAACTATGTCGCCGACGTCAGGTTCATCCCCAACCCGCACTGGGTACCGCAGCTCCGTCCGCAGACGGGCCTGGACAAGGATGTCAGCGACTACGTCCTGGAGGCCGAGGGAGTCAAGAACTTCGTGGACCGCTACGTCCTCGCCCTGGAACCAGTCCTGGAGGGGTACCGCCGGGAGAACAAGCACTACGCCACCATCGCCGTCGGCTGCACCGGCGGCAAGCACCGCTCCGTTGCTGTGGCAGTGGAACTTTCAAAGAAGCTCGCACAGTACCCGCGGGTCACGGTGACTACCGCGCACCGGGATCTGGGCCGAGAGTAA
- a CDS encoding 1-acyl-sn-glycerol-3-phosphate acyltransferase has protein sequence MEMFDAVRWTTRNLIGGTCRPTVVGLENVPSDGPFIVAPNHLSFFDSVIVQALMPRPVAFFAKAEYFTTGGVKGRVMKAFFESVGSIPVERGEQAASVQALKTLLDILEAGRGIGIYPEGTRSRDGILYRGRTGVGWLALTTGAPVIPVGLIGTEKLQRAGEKGVRPQHFTMKVGEPLYFDKTGPDHSLPARREVTDRIMDAIAALSGQERSASYNQSKSAE, from the coding sequence ATGGAAATGTTTGATGCCGTCCGCTGGACCACGCGCAACCTGATCGGCGGCACTTGCCGGCCCACCGTCGTCGGACTTGAAAACGTTCCGTCCGACGGCCCCTTTATCGTGGCGCCCAACCACCTCTCCTTTTTTGACAGCGTCATCGTCCAGGCGCTGATGCCCCGTCCGGTGGCTTTCTTCGCCAAGGCCGAGTACTTCACCACGGGCGGCGTCAAGGGCAGGGTCATGAAAGCCTTCTTCGAGTCCGTGGGCTCCATTCCCGTCGAGCGCGGCGAACAAGCCGCCAGCGTCCAGGCGCTGAAGACCCTGCTCGACATCCTCGAGGCCGGACGCGGAATCGGCATCTACCCCGAAGGGACCCGCTCCCGGGACGGCATCCTGTACCGTGGCCGCACCGGCGTCGGCTGGCTCGCGCTCACCACCGGGGCCCCCGTGATTCCCGTTGGCCTGATTGGGACCGAGAAGCTCCAGCGCGCCGGGGAAAAGGGCGTCCGGCCCCAGCACTTCACCATGAAGGTGGGGGAGCCGCTGTACTTCGACAAGACGGGACCGGACCACTCGCTGCCGGCCCGCCGTGAGGTTACGGACCGGATCATGGATGCGATCGCCGCCCTCAGCGGACAGGAGCGGTCCGCCAGCTACAACCAGAGCAAGTCAGCAGAGTAG